TTGCTTATGAAGGATGGAGCAATATTGTGCAATGCAGGACACTTCGATAATGAAATAAATAAGAGGGATTTGAGAGAATTGGCTACTTCAGTTAGAGTTGTTAGGAATAACATTGAAGAATATAAATTAGGAGACAAAAAACTCTACCTACTTGGAGAAGGAAGATTGGTTAATTTGGCATGTGCTGATGGACATCCTTGTGAAGTTATGGATATGAGTTTTGCAAATCAGGCGTTGGGGGCTAAGTATATATTGGAGAACCATGATAAATTAGAAAATAAGGTCTATCGCATCCCATACGAGCAAGATTTAAGAATAGCATCATTAAAATTAAAATCCATGGGTGTAGAAATAGATGAATTAACAGAAGAGCAGAAAAAATACTTAGAAGATTGGAGAGAAGGAACGTAAAAATGCAAACTCTTTTTTCTATTTTAATACTTTTTTTCCATATTTTAAAATTTATGTGAATCAATAATCTATTTTATAATATTTTATTGTGTATTGTATCTATTTCAGGGTGGTGATTATGGAATTTGTAATCCACGCGAAGGGCCATGAAAACGTAAGGGCTTTGCATAAAACAACATTGGAAATAACAAAAGAAACTTATTTAACTCCAAGGGGGGATTGTATTATTGGGGTTTCAGCGGACAAATCCATGCAAGATTTTCCAGAGGAATTTAAAGAAAAAATAAGGAAGAGTAAAAGGATTATCGTTGAAATTGAGGTTGAAGGCATTAAAGATGTTGTTATTGGGAGGGGGGACGAGAGATTAATCCTAAGCCATCCAACTGATATTGTTATTAGGAAGAGTGATTTTATCTGCCCACGAACTTTGATGATTAAAGCAAATAAGGGAGCAAAAGATATTAATAGGGAGATAGTAGAGAAATTAAAAAATGGGGCAAATTTAACTTTTAGAATAATTGTTGAGTAGTTTGTTATAGTCATTCTACAATTAGATGGCAGTTAACATAACTCTATGTTTAAATTAGAGTTTTTGTTAAATTTACTTAAAATTTAAAATTTGATATTGTGATTAGTGCTGTAATTCGTAGAACGACTATAAATACAAAAAATGTAAATCTTGAGCTTTACTCCAAATTTAAAACTGTTATTATAAAAGCGAGTATAGATTTGATTTTTAAAATTTTGTGAATATTACAAGATGGGGTCTGTCCAATATGGGTATTGGTGAGTAAATACCCATATTGGACTTGGGCGTCATCAGCCACACAAGAGTGTCTCTGCCCCTGTCGTGGACATAAAAACCTAACGGTTTTTAAGTTCTCGTCGCTTCGCTCCGAGATGACCCCAAGCTCCACCCATCTACGTTTTTATCTTTATAAAGTCCTATATAAATATATCGAAAACTCATAAACACACATATCCTCACAAATACTCACAAAAAACTAAACAGTTTTGAACGGCTATAAAGTGTGGTGGTTATGGAACTTCCAAAGGGTTGTCAATACTGCATTAGAGGAGAGAAGTTAGTTTTATTTGTTACTGGTTTGTGTAATCAAAACTGCTACTACTGCCCACTATCTGAAAAAAGAAAGGGTAAAGACGTGATTTATGCCAATGAAAGACAAATAACATCTATTGAAGAGGCTATAGAGGAGGCATACCTTTGTAGTAGTAAGGGTGTGGGGATAACTGGAGGAAACCCACTCCTAAGGATAAATAGGACGTGTGAATACTTGAAAGCATTAAAGAACGAGTTTGGGGAAAAATTCCATGCCCATCTCTATACAACTCCCGACTTAATAGATAGAGAGAAATTAGAAAAATTGCAAGATGCTGGATTAGATGAAATTAGGCTACATCCAACAAAAATATTCAACGAAATCGGAGCGAAGCAGAAAGCTGCATCCACTGCAACCGAAGGTTGCAGGGAAGTTGAATATGAATATTCAACTAAATCCGAAGGATTTTGTTCAAATGCTGATGAGAAATATTACAACCTCCTATTGGATAAGTTAAAACTCTGCATGGAATATATAGAAGATGTTGGAGTTGAAATCCCATCTATTCCAAACATGGAAAAGGAAATCTTAAATCTTGCATATAAGTTGGATGAAATAGGAGTTAAGTTTTTAAACATTAATGAGTTGGAGTTTTCGGAAACCACTTATGAAACCTTAATCGCAAAAGGGTTTGAGGTTAAGGATGATATATCTTCAGCTATTAAGGGTAGTGAAGAAACTGCCCTATATGTGTCTGAAAACTTTAAAGGAAACATGATAATTAATTACTGTCCATCTTCATTAAAGGACAACATCCAGTTGAGGAATAGACTCATAAACAGGGCAAAAAACGTGGCAAAAGATTATGAGGTTATAACAGATGAGGGTTTGTTGCTTAGGGGAATTATGATATTTGATAATGAAGAAGATTTGGAAGAGATAGCAGAGATTTTAAGAGATAATGAAGTTGAATTTGAAATTGTTGAAAATAAAATCTATCTAAATCCGTTTGTATTGGAGGATTTAATAGAGGAGATGAAAAGGGCAAGATATGAAATTAAATTCAGTGCATATATCTCCGAGGTGTATCCAACAGCTGATGCATTGGAAGTTGAGAGAATACCATTAGTTACTAAAAAGTTGAGGTTTAGAAGGAGAAGAAAATTATAGTCAGTGACAAAACTTTCTGAATTGAATAAGGAAGATTAGACTACCTTCCTAATGGAAGGCAGTCGTTTTTATAGCCGTTCTACAATTAAATAAAATCACTCCGTGATTTTATAGCATTTCGAGTGAAACGAGAAAATTTAAAACCTCTGGTTTTAAATCTTCGCTTCGCTCCGATTAAACGAAAATCTTCGGTTTTCGTAGCTCTTCGCTCTTTCGGAGCTCCGATTTAATAACATCTAACATAACTCTAATTTAAATTGGAGTTTTGTTAAATTTGCTTAAAAATTGAAATTTTAAGATTATGGACAGTACACTATATTCCGTAGAACGGCTATACCTTGTATCATTTTAATACCTTTTGTCACTGACTGTATCCTTCCTTAAAATTTGAAATAACCTGCACAACCCTTAAAATTTATTGCAGCTATATCCATCGAACTGAAGGTTCGAGCAACGAAAACTCCATAGGAGTTTTCACCTAAAATCCTAACGCACACGGCTGTAATTTCGTTGAGGTTTTTAGCCACTTATAACGCAAACAACTATACAAAAAACCTTTATATACCCCTAATTTAAAAATAAGCCTACAATAAATTAAATTATATATTTTTATTTTAATTTTCAGAATTTTAAATTTTTGAAGGGGGGTGGGTATAATGGAGCCACTTTCATATTATGTTGAGAGAGCTGTAGAAGTATTAAAGAATATCGAAGAGCCAGATAAAGAAACAATAGAGAACTTGAAAAACCGTGCATTTATTGGTAATGGAAATGCATTCCAAGTGGCTAAATATTATGCAAATAAATTGAATGGTTATGCAATAGAACCAACATACTATAAATCATTAAAAAAGGATGAGAGGGTTTGCGTAATCTCTGCATCTGGGAGTAAAGATTCTATAGAAATTTGTAAATACTTTGATGATGTCGTGTTGATAACATGCAATAAAGATGCTCCAGCAAAAGAGTACGCAAAAGAAACTATTGTCCTTCCATCAGTAAAAGAACCTCCATTTTATAATGTATCAACATATTCAGCAATGATTTATTGGATTGATAGACAAGATTACAAATTTAGAGAAGATGGATTTTTAAAATATTTACTTAGAAAACCAAGTATAATATTTATAGGAGATGAACTAACATATCCTATAGCATGTATGTGTGCATTAAAGGTTAGAGAGATATTTGGTAAACTTTCTGCGGGTTTAAGTGATATGGAAGCATATCACGGATGGTTTTTACATGATAACGATGATGAAGCAGTAATTTGCTTAAATACCAATTTTGATTTGGTTAATAATTACAAGATTGTCGGCACACCTTTAGAATTGTTATTGACCATATATTATAACATAGGATTTTTACAAGAGGAGCTTGAAATAAACGATTACAAATACGACATGGTATTGAAAAAGAAGGGTTGGAAAATCTAATGGGGGATAGTAATGATAAAAAAAGCGATAGTTCCTGTAGCTGGTTTTGGAACGAGGTTATTACCAATAACAAAGGCTCAGCCAAAAGAAATGCTTCCTGTTGTTGGGAAGCCAATAATTCAGTATGTTGTTGAGCATTTAATTGATGCAGGGATTAAAAATATACTAATGGTAACTGGTAAAGGAAAGCAGGCGATTGTAAATCACTTTGATAAAAATTTCGAACTTGAGGAAAGATTAAGAAGAGATGGGAAAATAAGTTTGTTAAATACTGTTAGGGAGATAGATAATTTAGCAAATATATTCTATGTGAGACAGAAAGAGCAGAAAGGGTTAGGAGATGCCATCTTATGCGGAGAGGGGTTTGTTGGAGACGAATACTTCATAGCAATGGTCGGAGATACTATATACTCTGAAAATGTAGTTAAAGACTTAATTAAAGTTCATGAAAAATATGGATGTTCAGTTATTGCATTGGAGAGAGTCCCAATGGAAGAGGTCTATAAATATGGAGTTATAAAAGGAGAAGAGATTGAAGATGGCATATACAAGATAACAGACATGGTAGAAAAGCCTCCAGTAGATAAGGCACCATCAAACTTAATAATTACTGGGGCTTATTTATTATCTCCAAAGATATTTGAGTGTCTAAAAAGAACTCCTCCAGGAAGAGGAGGGGAAATACAGATAACTGATGCTATGAAATTACTGCTGAAAGAGGAAGAAATATTAGGCGTTGAAATTAAATGCAGGAGATATGATATTGGAGATTTGTTGGGATGGTTAAAGGCAAATGTAGAGTTGGGTATTGAAAATGTAGATGGGTTTAAAGAATATCTAAAAGATTTCACAGGAAAGTTGTAGTCCATTAGAACTTTTTCATTTATTCAATCACAATAAATTTTTTAAAGAACAATAAATCATGGAAATTCCAAATAAGGTCTATTTATGCTTTTAATTTTATTGAAGTTTTTAATCATATTAGGGCAAAATAAGGTGGGATTATTAGTATAGGAGTCATTATTGGGTTATTAACAGCACTATTTTTTGGTATTGGAACATTTTTGGCAAAAATAGTATGTGAAAAAGATCCCATATTTCAGTGGATAGTGGTTAATATCGTGGGTATAATATTATGTATTGCCATCCTTGCAAAATATCATCAGAAACTGCAGGTTTTTGAGTGGAAGATATTACTATATGCAGTATCTTCAGCGATAATGATTGTATTAGGTTCTCTCCTTTTATACTATGGATTGTATAAAGGTAAGGCGAGCATAGTAGTTCCACTATCATCAATAGGCCCAGCTATAACGGTAATTTTGGCAGTAATATTTTTAAAAGAGCAACTGACAACCAATCAAATAATGGGTATATTTTTAATACTTCTTGGAATAATCCTAATCTCAATAAACCAAGGATAAAATCCTTAAAAATAAGGAATATTCCTTATAATTAATTAAATTTTAATTATAATATTTTTAATAGTTAAATAATTAATTAATGATTAAAGTTGTTGCATTAAAGCATATTTCTTTGCCCCCTGAGCCCCAATTTGCAATTTTAGAGCTTTTATTAACTCGTTCACATCCTCAATAGTTTCCGCATTTTCCAAGGCTTCCTTGAACATGTCCCTTTTTGAAGGTTCAACAAGTTCTATTAAGTATTCAACAGTGCTTACAAGTTCAATATATTTACTATCTCTTTTAAGTTGTGCTTGAACTTCATCAAGAACTTGCTTTATTTTTTCTGATACCATTACCTCACCTCCACAGACAAAATTATAAATAGTTCCAACAAAGAAATCACAATTAGTTTTTGTATTTAGTATTTTTTTATTTTTTCCAATTAGAATAAATCCATTTGAGATTTATTCTTGATAGCGGCTATTTATAAAGGATAAGTATAGTAATTTTTGATATAAATACTATTCGGAATATAGTCATTTGCAGAATTCATGCCAGCCATTCGGCCATAATAAATTACAGCCAAATTCTCAAATAAAGCATAGGCCATAATTTTAATTATGTTTTAAACCATTTATAACGCAAATAACCCTATAAAAATTACAAAAAATTGATTGGTGGTACTCATGGCAATCTTAGGACTCGTGGGGAAACCTAACGTAGGAAAATCAACTATGTTTAATGCAATGACAGAGAAAGTTGTTGATATAGCAAATTATCCTTTCACAACTATCGATCCAAATATAGGAACATCCTATGTAATAACAGACTGCCCATGTAAAGAATTGGGAGTAAAATGCAACCCACAAAATTCCAAATGCATTGATGGAAAAAGATATATTCCAGTAGAGATTATTGACGTTGCTGGGCTTGTTCCAGGAGCGCACGAAGGAAAAGGTATGGGAAATAAGTTTTTGGATGATTTGAGGCAGGCAGATGCATTTATACTTGTTGTAGATGCAAGCGGAAAAACTGACTTAGAGGGAAATCCAACAGAAAACCACGACCCAGTTGAGGATGTTAAATTTTTGCTTAATGAGATAGATATGTGGATTTATGGGATATTAACCAAAAATTGGGAGAAATTGGCGAGAAGAGCCCAGCAAGAAAAAAATATCGTCAAAGTTCTTGCAAACCAGTTGAGCGGTTTAAATATTACTGAGGATGATGTAAAAGTGGCGATAAGGGACTTAGATGAAAGCCCAATAAAATGGACGGATGAGGATTTATTAAGTTTGGCAAAAAAATTGAGAAAAATATCAAAACCAATGATAATAGCAGCAAACAAGGCAGATCATCCTGATGCAAAGGAAAATATTGAAAGGTTAAAGAAAGAATTTAAAGATTACATAGTTATTCCAACATCCGCTGAGATAGAACTTGCTTTAAGGAAAGCAGAAAAGGCAGGTTTGATAAAATATGATGGGAAAGATTTTGAAATAGTAGATGAGAACAAATTAAATGAACAGCAGAAAAATGCCTTTACCTATATAAAAGAATTCTTAAAAACCTATGGTGGAACAGGAGTTCAAGAATGCATAAATAGGGCTTATTTTGATTTGCTCGATATGATTGTTGTTTATCCAGTTGAAGATGAGAATAAGTTTTGCGATAAGAAGGGGAATATTTTGCCAGATGCGTTTTTGGTTAAAAAAGGAACTACTGCAAAAGAATTGGCATATAAAATACACACTGAGATTGGGGAGAAGTTTATTTATGCTGTTGATGCAAGGAAAAAGATGAGAATTGGGGCAGATTATGAGTTAAAGCATGGTGATATAATTAAGATTGTTTCTGCTGCATGATCATGTATATTTTTATAGTTTAATATTGTTTAAATCGAGTATTAAATAAATTGAAATGGATTATGGTTTTATTGTGTCTCAATAGCAAAGTCATGCACTGTATAACTCCGTTAAGTATATAATATTTAGTAAACATAATAATTATGTGCAAAATTTTTGCACGTTTAAGCACATATAAATTTTTGGGGTGTACTTCCCAAATTCAAACAATAAATAATATAAGCTCGATGGATTGACAGTAAATTTATTGATGATTGATGTTTGTTTAATTATATATGCAGCACTTACCTAACTTCAAATTTAAACTAATTTGCCAATAAATTTAAGTAAATTTAGGTGAAAAGATGCTTTTAGTTGTCAAAGATTTGTATCTTAAGAGAGGAGACCGAATGATATTGAAAGGATTAAACTTAGAAATTGAAGAAAATGAAATTCACGCTGTTGTGGGGCCAAATGGGGCTGGAAAGTCAACTTTATCCTACACTTTAATGGGTTGTAGTGGCTATGAGCCAGTAAAAGGGGAAATTATATTTAAGGGGATAAATATTGTCGATAAATCAATAACCGAAAGGGCAAGAATGGGAATGACTTTAGCATGGCAAGAACCAGCAAGATTTGAGGGGATTACAGTTAAACAATACTTATCCCTTGGAATGAAAGAATACGATGAGGAAAAGATATACAAAGCATTGGAATTTGTTAACCTATGCCCTGATACCTATTTAAATAGATTCGTTGATGACAGTTTAAGTGGTGGAGAAAGGAAAAGAATTGAATTAGCTTCAATTTTGTGTATGGAACCTGATTTGGCAATTTTAGATGAGCCTGATAGTGGGATTGATATTGTCTCTTTGGATGAAATAACAAAACTCTTTAAGCATTTAAAGAAAAATGGTTCATCAGTTTTAGTAATCACTCACAGAGAGGAGATTACAAACTGTGCTGATAAGGCATCATTGCTTTGCGATGGAAGGGTCATTAAAACTGGAGATCCAAAAGAGGTTGGGGAGTATTACAAAAGAGAATGTGGAAAATGTCTGGTAAAAGTACCATCAATAAAAAAAGAGGTTGAGGAAGACAATAACGAATAAACAATATTGTAAACAATATAAACAATTATAAAAAATTAAAAATTAAACAAAAATTAAATTAAAGAAAATTTTTGAATTTAGGTGAAATTATGGACAAAGACCTTAAAGAAATTTTAGAGGCGTATAAATTAACTAATGGGAATCCAGAGGAACTCATTCATGGAAAAGGACCAAGAATGATAGTTAAAGAAAATAAAATTTTGGGAGTTAAGGATGCTGAGGGGATCATATTAGATGGAAAAGTAGTAGATGGGAAAATTGTAGCAAAGATTATTGTAAAAGAGGGGTATAAGTTCGACACTCCTATGCATATGTGCTTTGGAGTTACAGAGGAGGAAGCAGAGCAGATAGTTGATGTCGAGATAATTTTGGAGGACAACAGTGAGATAACTTTAATGTCTCATTGTTCATTCCCAAGAGCAAAGAATGTAAAGCACATAATGGATGGAAAAATAACAGTTGGAAAAAATGCAAAATTTGTATATAAAGAAGTTCATTTCCATGGAGAAGAAGGGGGAGTTTTGGTAAAACCAACAGTAAAAGCAACTGTTAAAGAAGGGGGCGTTTATATATCTGAATTAACCTTAACAAAAGGTAGGATAGGGTTCTTAGAGATTAATGCCGATATAGATGTGGAGAAAAATGGTGTTGTGGACATAACAACAAAAACCTATGCAGTGAAAGATGACAAAGTTATAATCAACGAAACTGTAAAATTGAATGAAGAAGGAGGAAAATGTATAATAAAAAGTAGGGGAGCAGCGAAAGATAACTCAGAGGTCGTATTGAAATTAAAAATAGAAGGTAATGCTCCTTACTGTAAGGGACACATAGATTGTGCAGAAGTTATTAAAGGGGATGCAATAGTTGAATCTATTCCAATTGTTGTTGTTAGGGACGATAGAGCAAGAATTACACACGAGGCAGCAATTGGTAGCGTAGATAAAAAGCAAGTAGAGACTTTGATGGCGAAAGGATTGGATGAAGATGAGGCAACGGAGATTATAGTTAAAGGAATGATTGGGGAATAATTTAATTTCTTTTTTTTGAGTAACGTTAAAAAGATTTAGGGGTTGATAAAAGAGTTATAAGCGGAAAATGTTATTACTTATCCTTTTCTTTTGCATTTTTTCTTTTTTCTCTCTTATCATAGGTATCCTATAAATCCTACCACACTCTAAGCATGTTATAACGACATGTGGATAACGTCTACTCTTAACTCTAACCCTTGCATTTTTTCCATA
The sequence above is a segment of the Methanotorris igneus Kol 5 genome. Coding sequences within it:
- a CDS encoding EamA family transporter — encoded protein: MISIGVIIGLLTALFFGIGTFLAKIVCEKDPIFQWIVVNIVGIILCIAILAKYHQKLQVFEWKILLYAVSSAIMIVLGSLLLYYGLYKGKASIVVPLSSIGPAITVILAVIFLKEQLTTNQIMGIFLILLGIILISINQG
- a CDS encoding redox-regulated ATPase YchF, which codes for MAILGLVGKPNVGKSTMFNAMTEKVVDIANYPFTTIDPNIGTSYVITDCPCKELGVKCNPQNSKCIDGKRYIPVEIIDVAGLVPGAHEGKGMGNKFLDDLRQADAFILVVDASGKTDLEGNPTENHDPVEDVKFLLNEIDMWIYGILTKNWEKLARRAQQEKNIVKVLANQLSGLNITEDDVKVAIRDLDESPIKWTDEDLLSLAKKLRKISKPMIIAANKADHPDAKENIERLKKEFKDYIVIPTSAEIELALRKAEKAGLIKYDGKDFEIVDENKLNEQQKNAFTYIKEFLKTYGGTGVQECINRAYFDLLDMIVVYPVEDENKFCDKKGNILPDAFLVKKGTTAKELAYKIHTEIGEKFIYAVDARKKMRIGADYELKHGDIIKIVSAA
- a CDS encoding ABC transporter ATP-binding protein, with amino-acid sequence MLLVVKDLYLKRGDRMILKGLNLEIEENEIHAVVGPNGAGKSTLSYTLMGCSGYEPVKGEIIFKGINIVDKSITERARMGMTLAWQEPARFEGITVKQYLSLGMKEYDEEKIYKALEFVNLCPDTYLNRFVDDSLSGGERKRIELASILCMEPDLAILDEPDSGIDIVSLDEITKLFKHLKKNGSSVLVITHREEITNCADKASLLCDGRVIKTGDPKEVGEYYKRECGKCLVKVPSIKKEVEEDNNE
- a CDS encoding radical SAM protein, whose product is MELPKGCQYCIRGEKLVLFVTGLCNQNCYYCPLSEKRKGKDVIYANERQITSIEEAIEEAYLCSSKGVGITGGNPLLRINRTCEYLKALKNEFGEKFHAHLYTTPDLIDREKLEKLQDAGLDEIRLHPTKIFNEIGAKQKAASTATEGCREVEYEYSTKSEGFCSNADEKYYNLLLDKLKLCMEYIEDVGVEIPSIPNMEKEILNLAYKLDEIGVKFLNINELEFSETTYETLIAKGFEVKDDISSAIKGSEETALYVSENFKGNMIINYCPSSLKDNIQLRNRLINRAKNVAKDYEVITDEGLLLRGIMIFDNEEDLEEIAEILRDNEVEFEIVENKIYLNPFVLEDLIEEMKRARYEIKFSAYISEVYPTADALEVERIPLVTKKLRFRRRRKL
- a CDS encoding SufB/SufD family protein produces the protein MDKDLKEILEAYKLTNGNPEELIHGKGPRMIVKENKILGVKDAEGIILDGKVVDGKIVAKIIVKEGYKFDTPMHMCFGVTEEEAEQIVDVEIILEDNSEITLMSHCSFPRAKNVKHIMDGKITVGKNAKFVYKEVHFHGEEGGVLVKPTVKATVKEGGVYISELTLTKGRIGFLEINADIDVEKNGVVDITTKTYAVKDDKVIINETVKLNEEGGKCIIKSRGAAKDNSEVVLKLKIEGNAPYCKGHIDCAEVIKGDAIVESIPIVVVRDDRARITHEAAIGSVDKKQVETLMAKGLDEDEATEIIVKGMIGE
- a CDS encoding DUF371 domain-containing protein — its product is MEFVIHAKGHENVRALHKTTLEITKETYLTPRGDCIIGVSADKSMQDFPEEFKEKIRKSKRIIVEIEVEGIKDVVIGRGDERLILSHPTDIVIRKSDFICPRTLMIKANKGAKDINREIVEKLKNGANLTFRIIVE
- the galU gene encoding UTP--glucose-1-phosphate uridylyltransferase GalU, giving the protein MIKKAIVPVAGFGTRLLPITKAQPKEMLPVVGKPIIQYVVEHLIDAGIKNILMVTGKGKQAIVNHFDKNFELEERLRRDGKISLLNTVREIDNLANIFYVRQKEQKGLGDAILCGEGFVGDEYFIAMVGDTIYSENVVKDLIKVHEKYGCSVIALERVPMEEVYKYGVIKGEEIEDGIYKITDMVEKPPVDKAPSNLIITGAYLLSPKIFECLKRTPPGRGGEIQITDAMKLLLKEEEILGVEIKCRRYDIGDLLGWLKANVELGIENVDGFKEYLKDFTGKL